Proteins encoded together in one Desulfuromonas acetexigens window:
- a CDS encoding methyltransferase family protein, producing the protein MIDPLLILALLWLLWCAGHSLLAATAVKERLHGLSPLAPTCYRLAYNLLALLSLAPILWWEARIGGAKMLIWQGGWEFLRLLFWAIALGLAWGGARAYGLRSFLGLDCRRRQGQENPPSLRRDGVLAWTRHPWYLAGLLILWGRDLSLAQLVTAGLLSLYLILGAFWEERRMLALFGEAYEEYRRRVPMFIPWRRPSTRRHGDG; encoded by the coding sequence ATGATCGACCCTCTGCTGATTCTGGCCCTGCTCTGGCTGTTGTGGTGCGCCGGCCATTCCCTTCTCGCCGCCACCGCCGTCAAGGAGCGGCTGCACGGCCTTTCCCCCCTTGCTCCCACCTGCTATCGCCTGGCCTACAACCTGCTGGCGCTCCTTTCCCTGGCGCCGATCCTCTGGTGGGAGGCGCGTATCGGCGGGGCCAAAATGCTGATCTGGCAGGGGGGCTGGGAGTTCCTGCGGCTGCTCTTCTGGGCGATCGCGCTGGGTCTGGCCTGGGGCGGGGCGCGCGCCTACGGGCTCCGGTCTTTTCTCGGTCTTGATTGCCGGCGGCGGCAAGGGCAGGAAAATCCGCCCTCCTTACGCCGCGACGGGGTGCTGGCCTGGACCCGCCATCCCTGGTATCTGGCCGGTCTCCTCATTCTCTGGGGGCGGGATCTCTCCCTGGCCCAGCTGGTGACGGCGGGGCTGCTCTCCCTTTATTTGATTCTCGGAGCCTTTTGGGAGGAACGTCGCATGCTCGCGCTCTTCGGCGAGGCCTATGAAGAATATCGCCGTCGGGTGCCGATGTTCATCCCCTGGCGCCGGCCGTCGACCCGGCGGCATGGGGACGGATGA
- the mazG gene encoding nucleoside triphosphate pyrophosphohydrolase, whose product MLTIMERLRAPGGCPWDAEQTPESLKPYIIEEAYEVVEAIDREDVEDLRDELGDLLLQVVFLARIHEERKNFAMADVIGAIADKLVRRHPHVFAGMPTGDAKMLADQWDAIKRSEKPEKNSEHPLERLPRQLPALQKAGKLAKKTGFNDATGGFTAFLEQAERDLKAVGQSLTGDDREQAREHLGGLLFTLAGLAAALDQDAEDILRVHNQRVLSHHIKQVTK is encoded by the coding sequence TTGCTCACCATCATGGAGCGTCTGCGTGCGCCCGGGGGATGCCCCTGGGATGCGGAACAGACCCCCGAAAGCCTGAAACCTTATATTATTGAGGAAGCCTATGAGGTGGTGGAAGCTATTGACCGGGAGGACGTCGAGGACCTGCGAGACGAATTAGGCGATCTACTTCTGCAAGTTGTCTTTCTCGCGAGAATCCACGAGGAACGAAAGAACTTCGCCATGGCCGACGTAATCGGGGCCATCGCTGACAAATTGGTGCGACGTCATCCCCACGTCTTCGCCGGCATGCCCACCGGCGATGCGAAAATGCTCGCGGATCAGTGGGACGCGATCAAACGGTCCGAAAAACCCGAGAAGAACTCCGAGCACCCCCTGGAGCGCCTTCCTCGGCAACTTCCGGCCCTGCAAAAGGCTGGAAAACTCGCCAAAAAGACCGGCTTCAACGACGCAACCGGCGGCTTTACCGCATTTTTGGAGCAGGCCGAACGAGATCTGAAAGCCGTGGGTCAAAGTTTGACTGGCGACGACCGAGAACAAGCCCGTGAGCATCTAGGAGGTCTGCTCTTCACCCTCGCCGGACTCGCCGCCGCCCTCGATCAAGATGCCGAAGACATTCTGCGTGTTCACAACCAGCGGGTTTTGTCCCATCACATCAAGCAGGTTACAAAATAG
- a CDS encoding ferritin-like domain-containing protein, whose translation MSTQGAVCYTFEAAVEMAVKMEDNGFRNYLRAMAKVKDRQAKMILKDAALDELEHKHQLEKALVEGALEGEESMNRPVPTMNLDYVLKAKELRADADAREALAYAIHLEKEAVEFYRKMAAGCTGAPMGSIFEKIGNDETRHLKDLEDLYEKYFMTEN comes from the coding sequence ATGAGTACCCAGGGAGCGGTGTGCTACACCTTCGAAGCGGCTGTCGAAATGGCGGTCAAGATGGAAGACAACGGTTTTCGTAACTATTTACGGGCCATGGCGAAGGTCAAGGATCGTCAGGCCAAGATGATTCTGAAGGATGCGGCCCTTGATGAACTTGAGCACAAGCATCAGTTGGAAAAAGCTCTGGTCGAAGGAGCCCTGGAGGGCGAAGAGAGCATGAACCGCCCGGTTCCGACCATGAATCTCGATTATGTGCTCAAAGCCAAGGAACTGCGCGCCGACGCCGATGCCCGCGAAGCGCTCGCTTACGCGATTCATCTGGAAAAAGAAGCGGTTGAGTTCTACCGCAAGATGGCCGCCGGTTGCACGGGTGCGCCCATGGGCTCGATCTTCGAAAAAATCGGCAATGACGAAACCCGTCATCTCAAAGATCTGGAAGACCTCTACGAAAAGTATTTCATGACTGAAAACTGA
- a CDS encoding YceD family protein, with translation MRLSVHDIRDEGLALEFVEPAANFPVLAELQERRECRFPEPLRVTLRIQPASGMFEVSGRIETCVETPCSRCLKPTLVVLDTSFELTYVRELPEIEGEEDEDGREISAEEMGLVLLQGDEIDLREVVQEQVVLAMPFHPLCAPSCRGLCPRCGADLNNEKCRCAPTDFSLKFAALKDLKIDK, from the coding sequence ATGCGTCTTTCCGTTCATGACATCAGGGATGAAGGACTGGCTCTGGAATTTGTCGAGCCGGCCGCCAATTTCCCCGTACTCGCCGAGCTTCAGGAACGTCGCGAATGCCGTTTTCCCGAACCCTTGCGGGTTACTTTGCGGATTCAGCCGGCAAGCGGCATGTTCGAGGTTTCCGGCCGCATCGAGACCTGCGTGGAAACGCCCTGCTCCCGCTGCCTCAAGCCGACGTTGGTGGTTCTGGATACCTCCTTTGAGCTAACCTATGTCCGGGAACTTCCTGAGATCGAAGGGGAAGAAGACGAGGACGGGCGGGAAATCAGCGCCGAAGAAATGGGTCTGGTCTTGTTGCAAGGGGATGAGATTGATCTGCGCGAGGTGGTGCAGGAGCAGGTGGTGCTGGCGATGCCCTTTCATCCTCTCTGTGCTCCCAGTTGCCGTGGCTTATGTCCCCGGTGTGGCGCCGATCTCAATAACGAAAAGTGCCGTTGCGCGCCGACGGATTTCAGTCTGAAATTTGCCGCGCTCAAAGATTTAAAGATCGATAAATGA
- a CDS encoding glucosaminidase domain-containing protein: MRKMMKKLSLALLFIPLISSSALAPQPEVIRPLPILSDRPSSHVELEALFSRHNYEWSTLDEGIPSIFLEGLPDDLHRISQVDRKKAVFFLSLLPVVLRVNEEIRAQKDTLETLLERYDQGQTLSAVERARLTAIAGEYKVDADPLSNERARRTLLSRVDTLPASLVLAQAATESAYGTSRFARLGNNLFGEWTFIPGTGIVPRNRQPGRTHEVRSFASIYESVSSYMKNINTHRAYQTLRELRVKLRAEGKPLRGEYLAEGLSRYSEQGQAYVRKIKSVIRSNRLQRLTSVIFRPEAQPAEEAIMTAGLFSSAQGSSRWSGSRLDP; encoded by the coding sequence ATGAGAAAAATGATGAAGAAACTCTCCCTGGCCCTGCTTTTCATCCCCTTGATCTCCAGCAGCGCTTTGGCCCCCCAACCGGAAGTGATCCGTCCTCTGCCCATCCTGAGCGACCGGCCATCGAGCCATGTCGAACTGGAAGCTCTCTTCTCCCGTCACAACTACGAATGGAGCACGCTGGACGAAGGGATCCCCTCGATCTTTCTCGAAGGGTTGCCTGATGATCTCCACCGCATTTCCCAGGTCGACCGGAAAAAAGCCGTATTTTTCCTCTCCCTGCTCCCCGTGGTTCTTCGGGTCAACGAGGAAATTCGCGCCCAGAAAGACACCTTGGAGACCCTTCTGGAACGTTATGACCAGGGGCAGACCCTCTCCGCAGTGGAACGCGCCCGGTTGACCGCCATCGCCGGTGAATACAAGGTTGATGCCGACCCTTTAAGTAACGAACGAGCGCGCCGGACCCTGCTCAGCCGGGTCGACACCTTGCCGGCATCGCTGGTCCTGGCCCAAGCGGCGACCGAATCGGCCTACGGCACCTCACGTTTCGCCCGTCTCGGCAACAATCTTTTCGGGGAATGGACCTTCATCCCGGGCACCGGGATCGTCCCGCGCAACCGTCAGCCGGGGCGCACCCACGAGGTCCGCTCTTTCGCCTCGATCTACGAGTCCGTCTCCTCCTACATGAAGAACATCAATACCCACCGGGCTTATCAAACCCTGCGGGAACTGCGGGTGAAACTGCGGGCCGAGGGCAAACCCCTGCGCGGCGAATACCTCGCCGAAGGGCTCTCCCGCTATTCGGAGCAGGGTCAGGCGTATGTGCGCAAGATCAAGTCAGTCATTCGCAGTAACCGGCTGCAGCGTCTGACCTCGGTGATCTTCCGACCGGAAGCGCAACCCGCAGAGGAAGCGATCATGACCGCCGGACTCTTCTCCTCGGCGCAAGGCAGCTCCCGCTGGTCAGGGTCGCGGCTGGACCCATAA
- a CDS encoding HD domain-containing protein, whose protein sequence is MTYDSRTEQRLINEIMELLVTHYGGGMSEAELDLSIDSLHRALRVAGDSHFGVFRKSGEPYFFHPLRVAHLAARHWMDFASVMAAILHDVVEDTPVTLGEIEADFGPEVALLVNGLTKAADDNVSREILKAETYRKQLLVAIEDVRVLCLKFWDRIDNLQTIGALKPEKQSLIAEETRSVYVPLASHLGMGYVASELDALSLKILYPRRATGYEQNLEELRRHMEAPLRKIRAEINKEFDHRKIPVLLRDRWRPFSIAAAKNMGRGFSTLYTLELQVDRTMDAYLALGLLHGLFHPIPGKLRDHLNVMSQFGYQALKTTVQAGEHRMRVEITTRKLARFNEAGVLAPGFEFRRANFEGLMRSLLEGESAFDTQSLRLASASIQVYTPLGDTRTLPEGSSALDLAFDIHEELGLRAMRARINGQTRPLKSRLMDGDQVGIEQSEFPQVMPKWLEWAVTPRARNAIRRYLRSRV, encoded by the coding sequence TTGACTTACGACAGCCGCACCGAACAACGCTTGATCAACGAAATCATGGAGTTGCTCGTGACCCACTACGGTGGGGGGATGAGCGAGGCGGAGCTTGATCTGTCTATCGACAGTCTCCATCGCGCTCTCCGGGTCGCCGGCGACTCCCATTTCGGGGTTTTCCGTAAATCCGGGGAGCCCTATTTTTTCCATCCACTGCGGGTGGCGCATCTGGCCGCCCGGCACTGGATGGATTTTGCCTCGGTCATGGCGGCCATCCTCCATGATGTGGTCGAGGACACTCCGGTGACTCTCGGCGAGATCGAGGCGGACTTCGGTCCCGAGGTCGCCCTGCTCGTCAATGGCCTGACCAAGGCCGCCGATGACAATGTCAGCCGCGAGATCCTCAAGGCCGAGACTTACCGCAAGCAGTTGCTGGTGGCGATCGAGGATGTGCGGGTGCTCTGTCTGAAGTTCTGGGACCGGATCGACAACCTGCAAACCATCGGCGCCCTGAAACCCGAAAAGCAGAGCTTGATCGCCGAAGAGACCCGTTCGGTCTATGTCCCCCTCGCCAGCCATCTGGGGATGGGGTACGTCGCTTCTGAACTGGATGCCCTATCGCTGAAGATTCTCTATCCCCGGCGGGCGACGGGCTATGAACAGAACCTGGAGGAGCTGCGGCGGCACATGGAAGCCCCTTTGCGCAAAATCCGGGCGGAAATCAATAAAGAGTTTGATCACCGCAAGATTCCGGTACTGCTGCGCGACCGTTGGCGCCCCTTTTCCATCGCCGCCGCGAAAAATATGGGTCGTGGGTTTTCCACCCTCTATACATTGGAGCTTCAGGTCGATCGGACTATGGATGCCTATCTTGCCCTTGGGCTGCTGCACGGGCTTTTTCATCCCATTCCCGGTAAGTTGCGCGACCATCTCAACGTCATGTCCCAGTTTGGCTATCAGGCGCTGAAGACCACGGTGCAGGCCGGTGAACACCGGATGCGGGTGGAGATCACGACGCGCAAGCTGGCGCGATTCAACGAGGCAGGAGTCCTCGCGCCGGGTTTCGAGTTCCGGCGGGCCAATTTCGAGGGGCTGATGCGCTCCCTGCTGGAAGGGGAGTCGGCCTTTGACACGCAAAGCCTGCGCCTGGCCTCGGCCTCCATTCAGGTTTACACTCCCTTGGGCGATACCCGGACCCTGCCGGAGGGGAGCAGCGCCCTCGATCTGGCTTTCGATATTCACGAAGAGCTGGGCTTGCGGGCCATGCGTGCCCGCATCAACGGCCAGACCCGCCCCCTGAAGTCTCGCCTGATGGATGGTGATCAGGTCGGCATCGAACAGAGTGAATTTCCCCAGGTGATGCCCAAATGGCTGGAATGGGCCGTGACTCCCCGTGCCCGTAATGCCATTCGCCGTTACCTGCGTTCCAGAGTTTGA
- a CDS encoding polysaccharide deacetylase family protein yields the protein MRLFLSFGLLLVFLSLITPAWAGQANMFVYHRFGDARYPSTNIALEVFAEQLELLRTKEYTVLPLRDVVDRLTQGTPLPERCAVLTVDDGYESFLTGAMPLLRRYGYPVSLFVSTDSVGAPGYLGWDQLRALRDEGVEIGNHSASHPYLLDRQKGEDEAAWLTRIRGDIERASAVMQRELGGMSGVFAYPYGEYSPEVAKLVRELGFAGAVAQHSGVVEAAADPFVLPRFPMGGAYATFVEFRDKLAMRPLKLKVMSPESPVITGKNPPELLVEIIDGEADLKGLRCFVGGQEGGIVEPVAGHPGRYRVVASAPLEGRRGRYTLTAPGRNGGWHWFSQLWVQPRP from the coding sequence ATGCGTCTTTTTCTCTCCTTCGGTTTGCTCTTGGTGTTCTTATCTCTCATCACCCCGGCCTGGGCCGGTCAGGCCAACATGTTTGTCTACCATCGCTTCGGCGATGCCCGCTATCCCTCCACCAATATTGCCCTCGAGGTCTTTGCCGAGCAGCTGGAACTGTTGCGGACGAAGGAATATACCGTCCTCCCCCTGAGGGATGTGGTGGATCGTCTCACCCAGGGGACGCCGTTGCCGGAGCGCTGTGCCGTGCTCACGGTGGACGATGGCTATGAGAGCTTTTTGACCGGTGCCATGCCGCTGCTGCGCCGTTACGGCTATCCGGTGAGCCTCTTTGTCAGCACCGATTCGGTAGGGGCGCCGGGTTATCTCGGTTGGGATCAGTTGCGGGCTTTGCGCGACGAAGGGGTTGAGATCGGAAATCATAGTGCCTCTCACCCCTATCTGCTCGATCGGCAAAAAGGGGAGGATGAGGCCGCCTGGCTGACGCGCATCCGTGGCGATATCGAGCGGGCGAGCGCGGTGATGCAACGGGAGTTGGGGGGGATGAGCGGGGTTTTCGCCTATCCTTATGGGGAATATTCCCCGGAAGTGGCGAAGCTGGTCAGGGAACTGGGTTTTGCCGGAGCCGTGGCCCAGCATTCGGGCGTGGTCGAGGCGGCGGCCGATCCTTTCGTGTTGCCCCGGTTTCCCATGGGCGGAGCCTATGCCACCTTCGTCGAGTTTCGGGACAAGCTGGCCATGCGGCCGCTGAAACTGAAGGTGATGAGCCCAGAAAGCCCGGTGATCACAGGGAAAAATCCCCCGGAGCTGCTGGTGGAAATCATTGATGGCGAGGCGGATCTGAAAGGTTTGCGCTGCTTTGTCGGTGGGCAAGAAGGAGGGATTGTGGAGCCGGTTGCGGGGCATCCCGGACGTTATCGGGTCGTCGCGTCCGCGCCCCTGGAGGGGCGCCGGGGCCGTTACACCCTGACAGCGCCAGGGCGTAACGGCGGGTGGCATTGGTTCAGTCAGTTATGGGTCCAGCCGCGACCCTGA
- a CDS encoding histidine triad nucleotide-binding protein, with amino-acid sequence MSNNCIFCKIVAGEIPARLVYQDQHLVVIEDINPQAPYHYLLVPRKHIRTTLDLTTADNDLIGHVFQTAGKIAHEMGFAEDGFRIVNNCNEAGGQTVWHIHFHLLGGRDLTWPPG; translated from the coding sequence ATGTCGAACAACTGCATCTTCTGTAAGATCGTCGCCGGCGAGATTCCCGCCCGGCTCGTCTATCAGGATCAGCATCTGGTGGTCATCGAGGACATCAACCCCCAGGCGCCTTATCACTACCTGTTGGTGCCGCGCAAGCACATCCGCACCACCCTTGACCTGACTACGGCCGACAACGATCTCATCGGCCATGTCTTCCAGACCGCCGGCAAGATCGCTCACGAAATGGGCTTCGCCGAGGACGGTTTCCGTATCGTCAACAACTGCAACGAGGCCGGTGGCCAGACCGTCTGGCACATTCATTTTCATCTTCTCGGCGGCCGCGATCTGACCTGGCCCCCGGGCTAG
- a CDS encoding FAD-dependent oxidoreductase — translation MQTDVLVIGGGLAGLTAAIAARRAGAEVLLVCKRRPGRSGNTLIAAGNLTSLPEDDSVEGLAIDTFGGGREIADPTLVRTLAEGAAEAVDFLQGCGVRLLRVDGRLQARRVPGHSRARTIFPELGAVPVQTAGLTLTLPLLAEARRLGVRFAEGLMVARLARNGERVAGALALDGSGGWLALRARATILATGGGGRLYAGSNNTRDITGDGYALALEAGAALRDMEFIQFHPAMGLTPVRIILPTTLFGDGAVLRNRYGERFLLNSVTGGEPVAGRDEMSQAIDRELRAGKGIGEGVYLDLSQIPADLAATRYAPLWALLRRRGCDPAQNMPTVGLAVHFFMGGMVIDSHGGSTVPGLYGAGEVCGGVHGANRLGGNALLEAVVFGRRAGARAAAERTETAGVFDPPPAGNGPWTVEELTGLRAALRQLLWRHAGVIRSAEGLAAGLAQWRELDDTCRSWRLAEPVPLFLETSLMLRSARCILLAAQARLESRGAHCREDYPMLDDEWRGHLRIESGVGEGEPVVRFVPQELPE, via the coding sequence ATGCAGACAGACGTCCTGGTCATTGGTGGCGGGCTGGCGGGTCTGACGGCGGCCATCGCGGCGCGGCGGGCCGGAGCCGAGGTGCTGCTGGTCTGCAAGCGCCGTCCCGGGCGCAGCGGTAATACCCTGATTGCGGCGGGCAACCTGACCAGTCTGCCGGAGGATGACAGTGTCGAGGGTCTCGCCATCGATACCTTTGGCGGCGGGCGGGAGATCGCCGACCCGACGCTGGTGCGGACCCTGGCCGAGGGGGCGGCGGAAGCCGTCGATTTCCTGCAGGGCTGCGGTGTGCGCCTGCTCCGGGTTGACGGGCGGCTGCAAGCGCGCCGGGTGCCCGGACACAGCCGGGCGCGAACGATCTTTCCCGAACTCGGTGCGGTGCCGGTGCAGACCGCCGGACTGACCCTCACTCTGCCGCTTCTCGCCGAAGCGCGGCGCCTCGGTGTCCGTTTCGCTGAGGGGCTGATGGTGGCGCGCCTGGCCCGCAACGGGGAGCGGGTGGCCGGCGCGCTGGCCCTCGATGGTTCCGGGGGCTGGCTGGCCCTGCGGGCGCGGGCAACGATCCTGGCCACGGGTGGGGGCGGACGCCTTTACGCCGGCAGCAACAATACCCGAGACATCACCGGCGACGGCTATGCCCTGGCCCTGGAGGCCGGAGCGGCGCTGCGCGATATGGAGTTCATCCAGTTCCATCCGGCCATGGGACTGACGCCGGTGCGGATCATCCTCCCCACCACCCTCTTCGGCGATGGGGCGGTGCTGCGCAACCGCTACGGCGAGCGTTTTCTGCTCAACTCCGTCACCGGTGGCGAACCGGTCGCCGGGCGAGACGAGATGAGCCAGGCCATCGATCGCGAGCTGCGTGCCGGAAAAGGCATCGGCGAGGGGGTCTATCTCGATCTCTCCCAGATCCCCGCCGACCTGGCGGCGACGCGCTATGCCCCCCTTTGGGCGCTGCTGCGGCGGCGGGGCTGCGATCCGGCGCAGAACATGCCGACCGTCGGTCTGGCCGTCCATTTTTTTATGGGCGGGATGGTCATTGATTCCCATGGCGGGAGCACCGTCCCCGGTCTCTACGGTGCCGGGGAGGTTTGCGGCGGGGTGCACGGCGCCAACCGCCTAGGCGGTAATGCCCTGCTCGAGGCGGTGGTTTTCGGCCGTCGTGCTGGCGCCCGCGCCGCCGCCGAGCGGACGGAGACAGCGGGGGTGTTCGACCCGCCGCCGGCCGGGAACGGCCCCTGGACCGTGGAAGAGCTGACCGGACTGCGCGCTGCGCTGCGGCAGTTACTTTGGCGTCATGCCGGGGTGATCCGTTCCGCCGAAGGCCTTGCCGCCGGACTGGCTCAATGGCGAGAGCTTGACGACACTTGTCGTTCCTGGCGCCTGGCCGAACCCGTCCCCCTTTTTCTGGAAACTAGCCTGATGCTACGCAGCGCCCGCTGCATTCTGCTCGCCGCTCAGGCCCGGCTGGAGAGTCGCGGGGCGCACTGCCGCGAGGACTACCCGATGCTCGATGATGAGTGGCGCGGCCATTTGCGGATCGAGTCGGGCGTCGGCGAGGGTGAGCCGGTCGTGCGTTTCGTGCCGCAAGAGCTTCCTGAATGA
- a CDS encoding FxsA family protein, whose product MFIRLLLLFTFVPVLELIILIKVGAWIGVAPTIALILLTGIAGAYLARTQGLDLAMRIQRELNEGRLPAEELLDGAMVLVGGILLLTPGFFTDLTGFILLVPGTRQFCKKTVRLWMKRYIDQGRITIRRY is encoded by the coding sequence ATGTTTATCCGTCTTCTCCTGCTTTTTACCTTCGTCCCAGTTCTTGAACTGATCATCCTGATCAAGGTCGGGGCCTGGATCGGTGTCGCGCCGACGATTGCCCTGATCCTGCTCACCGGCATCGCCGGCGCCTACCTGGCCCGGACCCAGGGCCTCGACCTGGCCATGCGCATTCAACGGGAACTGAACGAGGGACGCTTGCCCGCCGAGGAACTCCTCGACGGAGCCATGGTCCTGGTCGGCGGCATCCTCCTGTTGACTCCCGGCTTCTTCACCGATTTGACGGGCTTCATCCTCCTGGTTCCAGGGACCCGGCAGTTCTGTAAAAAGACGGTGCGCCTCTGGATGAAGCGCTATATCGATCAAGGGCGCATCACCATTCGCCGCTATTGA
- a CDS encoding ATP-binding protein produces the protein MILKSIELRNFGKFAEKTFEFRRGMNLVYGVNEAGKTTLMEAIPAVLFGVRDKERFRSWGSDEGCAAALVFAGRRGQVRIARDLLDDRVELIETDGEGRELQRFSGSVPPEEGSSGFGEYGEQLLRLLGINEEPVFRSSLFFGQGRLDAPGAPAMAGRIRSLLSGFGQVDYDRVLTGMHGELAAITRDQPYLTGAEPGELDRVAEAVAALEERWREGRESREQLSVLRDEIVELENSIAFDRGEYAKGERYLAWVRRHYQQEQAAPASETVAAVMTAPEPAPTAPTASFVGDPAEERNRLERELAKTGLPRDIPEDLVKILVDADEERKALVALQGEAAALRRELQAQAIPPWKGLAALSLFALSAGGGLSWVFPLYTPWLWGGAGLVALAPWVLFLLRAGKAREEQARIQELIQGVEDRREEAQARLAALDGRFERLGLSPSAVEVVRMRKNLPRHQELLARIRELDGLDSDEEGAEEEPEAVLKSEAVAEPELPAEEAPRKAHPEALLSLTELATAEEKLREMGDSLREREARLLELSREEAVRRGALTDPGAIEREGEGLKARQHALSRRREVLLLASELLGGAVEEFRSTYLERFATDIGNGLMTTTRGGYGRIAFDEHFSLMLPAKGEEAGWRPLEHFSRGTVDAVYLAVRLALSRHLARGHRLPLFLDDPLVNFDGERLLETVGMLENIAREHQLVFLSHNEQLLKRAGQKRWHLLSLDQARGGRNRASEERSDDVEQLHLL, from the coding sequence ATGATTCTCAAATCGATCGAATTGCGCAATTTCGGCAAGTTTGCGGAAAAGACCTTCGAGTTTCGGCGCGGCATGAATCTGGTCTACGGCGTCAACGAGGCGGGCAAGACGACGCTGATGGAGGCGATTCCGGCGGTGCTCTTCGGAGTCCGTGACAAGGAGCGTTTCCGTTCTTGGGGGAGTGATGAAGGCTGCGCCGCAGCCCTGGTTTTTGCAGGGCGGCGCGGTCAGGTGCGGATTGCCCGCGATCTGCTCGATGACCGGGTGGAACTGATCGAAACGGACGGCGAGGGGCGGGAACTCCAGCGTTTTTCGGGGTCGGTCCCCCCCGAGGAGGGCTCTTCCGGATTCGGCGAATACGGCGAACAACTGCTGCGTCTGCTTGGCATCAACGAAGAGCCGGTCTTTCGTTCCTCCCTCTTTTTCGGGCAGGGTCGGCTCGACGCTCCCGGGGCGCCGGCCATGGCCGGGCGCATCCGCTCCCTGCTCTCAGGCTTCGGTCAGGTCGATTACGACCGGGTGCTGACCGGGATGCACGGCGAACTGGCCGCCATCACCCGCGATCAGCCTTATCTGACAGGTGCCGAGCCGGGAGAACTGGACCGGGTGGCGGAAGCGGTCGCCGCCCTCGAAGAGCGCTGGCGGGAAGGGCGCGAATCGCGGGAACAGCTCTCGGTGCTGCGGGACGAGATCGTCGAACTGGAAAATTCCATCGCTTTCGATCGCGGCGAATACGCCAAGGGGGAGCGCTATCTGGCCTGGGTCCGCCGTCATTACCAGCAGGAGCAAGCGGCTCCTGCATCGGAGACCGTTGCCGCCGTGATGACGGCTCCCGAACCAGCCCCGACGGCCCCGACCGCGAGCTTTGTGGGCGATCCCGCCGAGGAACGCAATCGGCTGGAACGGGAGTTGGCCAAGACCGGTCTGCCCCGGGACATCCCCGAGGATCTGGTGAAGATCCTGGTCGATGCCGATGAGGAGCGCAAGGCGCTCGTCGCCCTGCAAGGGGAAGCGGCGGCCCTGCGTCGTGAACTCCAGGCCCAGGCCATTCCGCCCTGGAAGGGACTGGCCGCTCTTTCTCTCTTTGCTCTCTCCGCCGGGGGCGGCCTCTCCTGGGTCTTTCCTCTTTACACCCCCTGGCTGTGGGGGGGCGCGGGCCTGGTCGCTCTGGCCCCCTGGGTTCTCTTTTTGCTCCGCGCCGGTAAAGCGCGGGAGGAACAGGCGCGCATCCAGGAACTGATTCAAGGCGTGGAGGACCGACGGGAAGAGGCGCAGGCGCGTCTGGCGGCCCTGGACGGGCGCTTCGAGCGGCTCGGACTTTCCCCCTCGGCGGTGGAAGTCGTCAGGATGCGGAAGAATCTGCCCCGCCATCAGGAGCTGTTGGCGCGCATCCGGGAGTTGGATGGACTCGACTCCGACGAGGAGGGGGCCGAGGAAGAGCCGGAAGCGGTACTCAAATCCGAAGCCGTTGCCGAACCGGAGCTCCCGGCCGAGGAGGCGCCGCGCAAGGCCCACCCCGAGGCGCTGCTCTCCCTGACGGAACTTGCCACTGCCGAGGAAAAGCTGCGGGAGATGGGGGATAGCCTGCGTGAGCGGGAGGCACGGCTGCTCGAACTGAGCCGCGAGGAGGCGGTGCGGCGCGGTGCTCTGACCGATCCCGGCGCCATCGAGCGGGAAGGGGAAGGGCTCAAGGCCCGCCAGCACGCCCTGAGCCGCCGGCGCGAAGTCCTGCTCCTGGCGTCGGAGTTGCTCGGCGGCGCGGTGGAGGAGTTTCGTTCCACCTACCTGGAGCGCTTTGCCACCGATATCGGCAACGGCCTGATGACCACCACCCGCGGCGGGTACGGCCGGATCGCCTTCGACGAGCATTTCTCCCTGATGTTGCCGGCCAAGGGGGAGGAGGCGGGTTGGCGTCCGCTGGAACATTTCAGCCGGGGCACCGTCGACGCCGTCTATCTGGCGGTACGTCTGGCTCTTTCCCGGCATCTTGCCCGGGGGCACCGGCTGCCGCTCTTTCTTGACGATCCCCTGGTGAATTTCGATGGCGAACGGTTGCTGGAGACGGTCGGCATGCTCGAAAACATCGCCCGGGAGCATCAGCTGGTCTTCCTGAGCCACAACGAACAGTTGCTCAAGCGTGCCGGCCAGAAGCGCTGGCACCTCCTCTCCCTCGATCAGGCCCGCGGCGGCCGCAACCGTGCAAGCGAAGAAAGGAGTGACGATGTCGAACAACTGCATCTTCTGTAA